Within Massilia endophytica, the genomic segment TCGCTCACGCTGCATAAGATGCAAGGTGGGACCACGGCCGGGTCGCGGAGTATAGTCTTGAGTCACAAATCGGTTCACTAGACGCAAATGCGGAAGACGTTGCGGTCCAGTGGCCATAGACTCTCCTAAATCGATTGGGAAAAGTTCTTACGATCAGAGCGCCGTTCTTGCAGCGCATTTTTCATATCTTGCTCAGCAACGTGGTCGCGGCCGGCAACGATCATGTCCTTAATGGCGTCGTTGCACGCGCGCTGAATGTCCGCAAAACTTAGTCCAGCGGCTGCTTCTGCCAATTCATCAACCCTTAAGCCGGGCGCGTGTCGGACTAAGCGGCGTGTAAGCAATTCGACGATGGCTGATGATGGCGGCAATTCGAATCGAAGAACATCGTCGAAACGCCGAAACAGTGCGGCGTCGAGCAATTCTGGGTGATTGGTCGCCGCGATTACGACGCTATTTGATTCGTCTTGTTCAACCAGCTGCAGGAACGAATTTAGGATTCGACGAATTTCGCCGACGTCGTTTGTCGTGGCTCTTTGCTGACCGATAGCATCGAATTCGTCGAATAGGTAGACGCCGCGCACTTGCTGAATGTTATCAAAGATAAGTTTCAGCTTTGCTGCTGCTTCACCCATAAAACGCGTGAAGAGACTCTCTAGTCGTAAGCTAAAGAGTGGCAGGGAAAGTTCGCCGGCCAGAGCCTTGGCTGACATTGTCTTGCCAGTTCCAGGCGGACCAACCAATAAGAGTTTGCTCCGCG encodes:
- a CDS encoding AAA family ATPase, with amino-acid sequence MANGDQIKAMLRAYKDADENQVLTLALQIAAREAKAGHERLAGEIRDLVDQLREQGSIVAKRHPTPIAQPKGELADLVNVAYPDARLDDVVLSTETRVRLDRLVREQRQANRIREHGLHPRSKLLLVGPPGTGKTMSAKALAGELSLPLFSLRLESLFTRFMGEAAAKLKLIFDNIQQVRGVYLFDEFDAIGQQRATTNDVGEIRRILNSFLQLVEQDESNSVVIAATNHPELLDAALFRRFDDVLRFELPPSSAIVELLTRRLVRHAPGLRVDELAEAAAGLSFADIQRACNDAIKDMIVAGRDHVAEQDMKNALQERRSDRKNFSQSI